A genomic segment from Ptychodera flava strain L36383 chromosome 19, AS_Pfla_20210202, whole genome shotgun sequence encodes:
- the LOC139118760 gene encoding guanine nucleotide exchange factor DBS-like isoform X9: protein MAKNEEEIRVLDVAELLQAKVAYVAGSCTEEGFPIVTLPDCPTFNTISDKDFLRLMTYLTTVPSVSKSDPDNLQEVDLGFVIIVDRREDKWSSIKNALGKIAGYFPGTIREVFVLRPSGFLQRTFTDVGFKFYKDEFKFKVFMLESLKELHDHIHKSKLTAELEGNLPYNHQEWIEMRVAIEKFSDNCDDISNALKSLGEQFMGSELPSDVQGTGVLLTEHRKQRYELKEDLHSAIQLGGTLLNCIRKSTTDNANDKNTPMHRFSNSCAIQRLLLQLGETDKAFDVFWSDHESKLKQCLQLREFEQEFQEVKSELDTYLENVNAMTELGDTVARVELLIRDYKELNEKAKLYLERSEKMRCSGEQMVSNKHYAAETIQPKCEQLKVLHIEVQGKLEKRGKILDISLDLQQRIEKANKWCSKGVDLLATQSMDKCQSPEGAESALQEIDDFIKTANQINLHDPKEFRAIFDPILTAEAKTTVQHVLQRVDDVKQMFDKRRISLKKLSVKLERPVQAVQPAVPALKSQALSTSLTSLGGTSTKATPPPSPSEAEFRKQKLRKAKSAPKLNRQIEIVRDDAVDASSTSTDDSDTETDTLANKRRHVMKELIDTERVYVTELQSIIEGYEEQMDNSELEHLIPPLLKGKKDVLFANLDEIQEFHKDVFVVDLENCRDTPPLVGRCFVSRRNELDKLYSCYCQNKPQSEILRRECGNDNQFFQECQKRLQHRLPLSAYLLKPVQRITKYQLLLKEMLKFSHNEEGYEALEEAMETMLHVLKYVNDSMHQLRITGFDGNLSEQGKLLMQGSFSVWLEHKKNNIRDLRFKPMQRHLFLYEKSVLFCKKRDDDGYMDKTTYSYKNSIKMTEYGMTENVKADKKKFELWCHGRSEVYVIQAPTVEVKTHWVREIRRVLQSQFEVAKATRRKSSTDQVMQNMQNANTSRPPGSPNPRLTVSKSESVGPNGNGNVVRRHSRSPSMDRANANSSPLPPIEGAVGPDSDNEGWSTDEFTDEEYSVGDRNSAGRLIKMNQYIVLAEYNKIEDTELSMKEGDIVEVMKVGKDGWWFVRQISNKEQGWVPASYLESLAKRASRSSASMGSQGSGNGITFNL from the exons GTTCGTGTACTGAAGAAGGCTTTCCCATTGTCACACTTCCTGACTGTCCCACCTTCAACACAATATCAGATAAGGATTTCCTAAGGTTGATGACCTATCTGACCACTGTACCAAG CGTGTCTAAAAGTGACCCTGACAA tTTACAAGAAGTCGACCTCGGTTTTGTAATTATTGTAGACAGACGAGAAGACAAATGGAGCTCTATCAAAAACGCACTTGGAAAAATTGcg GGTTACTTTCCAGGCACAATAAGAGAAGTATTTGTACTTAGACCCAGTGGCTTCTTGCAGAGGACATTTACAGATGTGggctttaaattttacaaagatGAGTTTAAATTCAAA gtCTTTATGTTGGAGTCCCTCAAGGAATTGCATGACCACATTCACAAGTCAAAGCTGACAGCAGAGTTAGAGGGTAACCTGCCTTATAATCATCAAGAATGGATTGAAATGAGAGTG GCAATCGAGAAGTTTTCCGACAACTGCGATGACATCAGCAACGCTCTGAAGTCCCTCGGTGAGCAGTTCATGGGCAGTGAACTGCCCAGTGATGTCCAGGGCACCGGCGTCCTGCTCACGGAACACCGCAAGCAGCGCTATGAACTGAAGGAAGACCTGCACAGTGCAATCCAGCTAGGAGGAACCCTGCTGAACTGTATCAGGAAATCAACAACTGACAATGCCAATGATAAGAACACACCAATGCATAGGTTTTCAAATTCATGTGCAATACAAAG GTTGTTACTTCAGCTGGGAGAAACAGACAAAGCGTTTGATGTGTTCTGGTCAGATCACGAATCCAAACTCAAACAGTGTCTGCAGCTGAGAGAGTTTGAACAAGAATTTCAGGAG GTGAAATCAGAGCTGGATACGTATTTGGAGAATGTCAATGCAATGACGGAGCTTGGCGACACGGTTGCTAGGGTGGAATTGTTGATCAGAGATTACAAAGAACTGAATGAGAAAGCCAAG CTCTACCTTGAAAGGAGTGAAAAGATGAGATGTAGCGGGGAGCAGATGGTGAGTAACAAACACTACGCCGCGGAAACAATCCAACCCAAATGTGAGCAGTTGAAAGTGCTGCACATCGAAGTCCAAGGCAAACTGGAGAAAAGGGGAAAGATTCTGGACATCTCGCTGGATCTTCAACAGAGAATAGAGAAG GCCAACAAATGGTGCAGCAAGGGCGTTGACCTCCTGGCCACCCAGTCCATGGACAAGTGTCAGTCACCAGAGGGCGCTGAGAGTGCTCTTCAGGAGATCGATGACTTCATCAAGACGGCTAACCAGATCAACCTTCACGACCCCAAGGAATTCCGTGCAATATTTGATCCCATCCTGACTGCTGAAGCCAAG ACAACAGTGCAGCATGTCTTGCAAAGGGTGGATGATGTCAAACAGATGTTTGATAAAAGAAGAATAAGCCTGAAGAAACTGTCAGTCAAACTAGAGAGACCAGTGCAGGCAGTGCAGCCGGCCGTACCTGCACTCAAGTCACAGGCTCTGTCCACGTCACTGACGTCGCTTGGTGGCACTTCCACCAAGGCCACACCTCCTCCGTCACCGTCTGAAGCAGAGTTCAGAAAACAGAAGCTGAGGAAAGCGAAGAGCGCCCCCAAG CTGAACCGACAGATTGAGATTGTACGGGATGATGCTGTTGATGCCAGTTCTACTAGTACTGACGATAGCGACACAGAGACTGATACGCTGGCCAACAAAAGGAG GCATGTCATGAAGGAGTTGATTGACACAGAAAGGGTCTATGTGACTGAACTGCAGAGCATTATTGAGGGCTACGAAGAACAGATGGATAACAGTGAACTTGAACATTTAATACCTCCATTGCTCAAAGGCAAGAAAGATGTCCTCTTTGCAAACCTGGATGAGATCCAGGAGTTTCACAAAGA TGTGTTTGTTGTTGACCTTGAAAATTGCCGGGACACGCCACCATTGGTTGGCAGGTGCTTTGTGTCCAGG AGAAATGAACTGGACAAGCTTTACAGCTGTTACTGCCAGAATAAACCACAGTCTGAAATTCTCAGAAGGGAGTGTGGAAATGATAACCAGTTTTTCCAG GAATGTCAGAAGCGGCTACAGCACAGATTACCTCTAAGTGCCTATCTTCTCAAACCAGTTcaaagaattacaaaatacCAGCTGCTTCTCAAG GAGATGTTGAAGTTTTCACACAACGAGGAAGGATATGAAGCCCTAGAGGAAGCCATGGAAACCATGTTGCATGTACTTAAATATGTCAATGATTCTATGCATCAACTTAGAATAACTGGCTTTGAT GGTAACCTATCAGAGCAAGGCAAGTTGTTGATGCAAGGTTCTTTCAGTGTGTGGTTGGAACACAAAAAGAACAACATCCGTGATCTCCGATTCAAGCCAATGCAGAGGCACCTCTTCCTCTATGAGAAATCTGTTCTGTTTTGCAAGAAGAGGGACGATGATGGCTACATGGATAAGACTACGTACAGCTACAAAAACAGCATCAAG ATGACGGAATATGGTATGACAGAGAATGTGAAAGCAGATAAGAAGAAATTTGAATTGTGGTGCCATGGTAGATCTGAAGTCTATGTTATTCAG GCTCCCACTGTTGAGGTCAAGACACATTGGGTCAGGGAAATCAGACGAGTCTTACAGAGTCAGTTTGAAGTTGCTAAAG CAACGAGGAGAAAATCCTCCACAGACCAAGTGATGCAGAACATGCAAAATGCAAATACCAGTAGACCGCCAGGCTCACCCAATCCAAG gttAACAGTATCAAAATCTGAGAGTGTGGGACCCAATGGAAATGGTAATGTTGTACGCAGACACAGCAGAAGCCCATCCATGGATAGGGCCAATGCAAACTCCTCACCACTACCtcccatagagggcgctgttggaCCAGACAGTGATAACGAGGGATGGTCGACAGATGAGTTCACTGATGAGGAGTATAGTGTGGGTGATAGGAACAGTGCTGGAAGG CTTATTAAAATGAACCAGTACATCGTCCTGGCAGAGTACAACAAGATAGAGGACACCGAGTTGTCCATGAAAGAAGGCGACATCGTGGAAgtcatgaaagttggcaaggaCGGCTGGTGGTTTGTCCGGCAAATCTCCAACAAAGAGCAAGGATGGGTTCCTGCAAGTTACCTTGAATCATTGGCTAAACGGGCGTCAAGGTCAAGTGCGTCGATGGGCAGCCAGGGCAGTGGCAATGGCATAACTTTCAACTTGTAA